A portion of the Blautia hansenii DSM 20583 genome contains these proteins:
- a CDS encoding recombinase family protein, translating to MARTSKRKVRLESQSLQENVSVKTYMAGIYARLSVDNHDGKEISIETQIEMAKEYLKSHTEITLYDCYSDLGATGTNFQRSDFERLMQDVRDGLINCIIVKDFSRFGRNYIETGNFVEKIFPFLGVRFIAITDQYDSIKQADCNEALSMHLKNIANELYARDIAEKVTASKQAKMKQGEYLGSIPPYGFQIEKIDGKRTLVSEPVTSEIVREIFNRYASGETFVSLVKWLYRQKIHRPSDYKKYKTVYQQEGQQLRQWERESIRFLLTNDAYIGNLVQSGKHMKEQITAEHTHEPLVSEEVFYRVWERIEGNIKIQNRRPLRKDTMEDIFRGVLYCGECGHKLSRMVTERKASYKEVKTFVFYSCPNSKRIDEEKCENEQITFLQIQKVILHLLKKEFLLSSTQMKKLMEFNKEAGEKRKEQIQKAQDELQKSVDGADRKISSYYLEYRNGSISQAQFLETKKKLEEKKEQDRQALRDLHTEYSSIDRMVDKQNQFLRTILKYKSCAELNAELVQNLIEKIYVYRGKRVEIIWKWNDEFAKVMGGTDDEK from the coding sequence ATGGCAAGAACATCCAAACGTAAGGTTCGGTTAGAAAGCCAATCACTGCAAGAAAATGTATCGGTGAAAACATACATGGCAGGTATTTATGCAAGATTATCTGTGGATAATCATGACGGGAAAGAAATCTCCATTGAAACGCAGATTGAGATGGCAAAAGAATATTTGAAATCCCATACAGAGATTACACTGTATGATTGCTATTCAGATTTGGGAGCTACCGGGACAAATTTTCAGCGGAGTGATTTTGAACGGTTGATGCAAGATGTGAGAGATGGATTGATAAACTGTATCATTGTAAAAGATTTTTCCCGGTTTGGAAGAAATTATATTGAGACAGGAAATTTTGTAGAGAAGATTTTTCCATTTTTAGGTGTTCGTTTTATTGCCATTACAGATCAGTATGACAGCATCAAACAGGCGGACTGCAACGAAGCGCTTTCCATGCATTTGAAAAATATTGCCAATGAACTGTATGCAAGGGACATTGCAGAAAAGGTCACAGCAAGTAAACAGGCAAAGATGAAACAGGGAGAATATCTGGGGAGTATTCCGCCGTATGGTTTTCAAATCGAAAAGATAGACGGAAAACGGACTTTAGTGTCGGAACCTGTGACCAGTGAGATTGTCAGGGAGATCTTTAACCGGTATGCTTCTGGGGAGACATTTGTATCTCTTGTAAAATGGCTGTATAGACAAAAGATTCATCGCCCAAGTGATTATAAAAAATACAAAACGGTTTATCAGCAGGAGGGGCAGCAGTTAAGACAGTGGGAAAGAGAATCTATCCGGTTTCTATTAACCAACGATGCCTACATAGGGAATCTTGTGCAATCCGGAAAGCACATGAAAGAACAGATTACAGCGGAACACACACATGAACCTTTGGTTTCGGAAGAAGTATTTTATCGGGTATGGGAAAGGATAGAAGGAAATATTAAAATACAAAACCGCAGACCACTTAGAAAGGATACGATGGAAGATATTTTCCGTGGGGTTTTGTATTGCGGTGAGTGCGGGCATAAGTTAAGCCGTATGGTGACGGAGAGAAAGGCTTCTTATAAAGAAGTAAAAACATTTGTATTTTATAGCTGTCCGAATAGCAAACGGATTGATGAAGAAAAATGTGAAAACGAACAGATTACATTTCTTCAGATTCAGAAAGTGATCCTTCATCTGCTGAAAAAAGAGTTTCTTTTAAGCAGTACACAGATGAAAAAACTGATGGAATTTAATAAAGAGGCAGGAGAAAAACGAAAAGAACAGATACAGAAAGCACAGGATGAACTGCAAAAATCGGTGGATGGTGCTGACAGGAAGATCAGTTCCTATTATCTGGAGTATCGAAACGGGAGCATTTCACAGGCACAATTTCTGGAAACAAAGAAGAAACTGGAAGAAAAAAAGGAACAGGATCGGCAGGCATTACGTGATTTACATACAGAGTATTCTTCCATTGACAGAATGGTAGATAAGCAGAATCAATTTCTCCGTACTATTTTGAAATACAAAAGCTGTGCCGAACTAAATGCGGAATTGGTGCAAAACCTGATAGAGAAAATTTATGTGTATCGTGGAAAACGGGTAGAAATCATTTGGAAGTGGAATGATGAGTTTGCGAAGGTGATGGGAGGAACTGACGATGAAAAATAG
- a CDS encoding recombinase family protein produces the protein MQKKIMYHAAIYLRLSRDDEDIDGSAKRESDSISSQRELARSFVREQPDMELFDIYIDDGYSGANFDRPDFKRMMADIENGNVNCVVVKDLSRFGRDYIEAGRFIQKTFPAFSVRFIAITDHYDSLTADQSTTSLVIPVKNFVNDSYCQDISEKVKSHQRVKREKGKFIGAFAVYGYQKDHEDKNKLVIDEYAAKIVKNIFTWKLDGMSNLAIANRLNENGIFSPLEYKKSYGEHYSTGFQAGIVSKWSAVAVKRILTNEIYTGMMVQGKREKVNYKVDKILEKPESEWFKVEGTHEAIISKEDYQNVQRLLKVDTRAGKGKEKAHMFSGLLFCGDCKEPMVRRINRYKGTEKIYYICSTRNRSEGCSRHSIPETDLKRVVFQIIRSQVTLLMDVNRQMQYLQTKEMNFEDVVGFDKEITRLRNEQEKYLELRAGLYEDLKTGIITQTDFKNFSKIYEKQYIETEKALTRQEDMLKKLFYNGVQSGVKLERLKETMQIATLDRDTLLAFVDRIEVYEEKKVSVQFCYQEEMEKMLVLSEFLSSQSEVVKEVI, from the coding sequence ATGCAGAAAAAAATAATGTATCATGCTGCGATTTATCTCCGTTTATCGAGAGATGATGAAGATATTGATGGCAGCGCAAAACGAGAGAGCGATAGTATTTCATCCCAACGTGAGCTGGCACGTTCCTTTGTAAGAGAACAGCCGGATATGGAGTTATTCGATATTTATATTGATGACGGATATTCGGGAGCCAACTTTGACCGACCAGATTTTAAAAGAATGATGGCGGACATTGAAAATGGAAATGTAAATTGTGTCGTTGTAAAAGATTTATCCAGATTTGGACGAGATTATATTGAAGCCGGGCGGTTCATTCAAAAGACCTTCCCGGCTTTTTCTGTGCGTTTCATTGCGATCACAGATCATTACGATAGTTTGACTGCGGATCAGAGTACCACATCTCTTGTGATTCCGGTTAAAAACTTTGTGAATGATTCCTACTGTCAGGATATTTCAGAAAAGGTAAAATCACATCAGAGAGTAAAACGGGAGAAAGGAAAATTTATCGGTGCATTTGCAGTCTATGGATATCAGAAAGACCATGAAGATAAAAATAAGCTGGTCATAGATGAATATGCGGCAAAGATTGTAAAAAATATTTTCACATGGAAACTGGATGGTATGAGCAATCTTGCCATTGCAAACCGACTGAATGAGAATGGAATTTTCTCTCCATTGGAATATAAGAAATCTTACGGAGAGCATTATTCCACAGGTTTTCAAGCCGGAATTGTATCAAAATGGTCTGCGGTGGCGGTAAAGCGTATTTTAACCAATGAAATTTACACCGGAATGATGGTACAGGGAAAACGGGAGAAAGTCAATTATAAGGTAGATAAGATTTTAGAAAAGCCGGAGTCAGAGTGGTTTAAGGTGGAAGGCACACATGAGGCAATCATTTCCAAAGAGGATTACCAAAATGTACAGCGGCTTTTAAAAGTCGATACCAGAGCCGGGAAGGGAAAAGAAAAAGCGCACATGTTTTCGGGACTTCTGTTTTGCGGAGACTGTAAAGAACCTATGGTACGCCGAATAAACAGATATAAGGGGACGGAAAAAATATATTATATCTGTTCTACGAGAAATCGGAGTGAGGGATGCAGCAGGCATAGTATTCCGGAAACAGACTTAAAAAGAGTTGTGTTTCAGATTATCCGGTCACAGGTTACACTTCTGATGGACGTAAACCGACAGATGCAGTATCTCCAGACAAAGGAAATGAACTTTGAGGATGTGGTCGGATTTGATAAAGAGATTACTCGATTAAGGAATGAGCAGGAAAAATATCTGGAGCTGCGGGCGGGACTTTATGAAGATTTGAAAACGGGAATCATCACACAGACAGACTTTAAGAATTTTAGCAAAATCTATGAAAAGCAGTATATAGAAACAGAGAAGGCATTGACAAGACAGGAGGATATGTTAAAGAAACTGTTTTACAATGGAGTGCAGTCCGGTGTGAAGCTGGAACGCTTGAAAGAAACGATGCAGATTGCCACATTAGACAGGGATACCCTATTAGCCTTTGTAGACAGGATAGAAGTATATGAGGAGAAAAAGGTATCGGTACAGTTTTGTTATCAGGAAGAAATGGAAAAGATGCTAGTGTTGTCGGAGTTTCTTTCTTCACAATCAGAAGTAGTGAAGGAGGTGATCTAA
- a CDS encoding DUF6870 family protein encodes MLLDGKTLQELKRVNIKEVNPDELVDISEIEIDTKQSVQKRVKEYVEQVHNPYLVRVGEYVVKIGYSDCEETLNDRMKQYISKIAETKY; translated from the coding sequence ATGCTTTTGGATGGGAAAACTTTGCAGGAATTGAAGCGTGTAAATATAAAAGAAGTAAATCCAGATGAGCTTGTGGATATTAGTGAAATTGAGATTGATACGAAACAGTCAGTACAAAAACGAGTGAAAGAGTATGTAGAGCAGGTACATAATCCCTATCTTGTCCGGGTGGGGGAGTATGTTGTGAAGATTGGGTATTCCGACTGTGAAGAGACATTGAATGATCGGATGAAACAGTATATTTCAAAAATTGCAGAAACAAAATACTAA
- a CDS encoding DUF6290 family protein: MARPKKTISRPYRITVRFTDMEYGLITDAAEETGVTLSEYIRKMVLEGKIAIRYEVVADIPELQKLTAEFGKIGSNLNQIARYFHTGGVRSKTMQDEIQSCISELWNLRKDVTRMAGDFHGSVETYRK, translated from the coding sequence ATGGCAAGACCGAAAAAAACAATCTCCCGTCCGTATCGTATCACAGTCCGTTTTACAGATATGGAATATGGGTTAATAACAGATGCGGCTGAAGAAACTGGAGTTACCTTATCCGAATACATCCGCAAAATGGTGTTGGAAGGAAAAATAGCGATTCGCTATGAAGTAGTTGCTGATATCCCTGAATTACAAAAACTGACCGCTGAGTTTGGAAAAATCGGAAGTAACTTAAACCAGATTGCCCGCTATTTTCATACAGGCGGCGTCCGATCTAAAACCATGCAGGATGAAATTCAATCCTGTATCTCTGAACTTTGGAATTTAAGAAAAGACGTGACAAGAATGGCAGGTGACTTTCATGGCAGTGTTGAAACATATCGTAAGTAA
- a CDS encoding relaxase/mobilization nuclease domain-containing protein, with amino-acid sequence MAVLKHIVSKNANYGESLDYLLFQHDERTKKPILNEHGQMILREEYYLDGLNCEPMLFDKECERLNDQYHKNQTYDEIKSHHYIISFDPADRDECGLTGEKAQELGLEYARKNFPGHQALVCTHTDGHNESGNIHVHIVINSLRKYDIPKEGYMERNSDCLAGYKHHLTNNYLRHLQKSLMDTCHRENLPQVDLLSPSENKIKNREYYASRYGQEKLDKLNEQILADGLTPRKTTFQTQKQYLRDAITEISHTAKDVEDFKKQLYEKYQIVVTEHRGRFSYLHPEREKNITGRALGTKYEKDYLQQQFESNHRTPNIHPDISSDPMDILFIKSNLRLVIDLQNCVKAQQSQAYARKVKLTNLQEMAKTIAYVQEHEYDTREILEDKFSSVKERTSNSRKQLNEYSCAMKSHFRKFGNQSSGTRKSPILCLMTYPFLFGYWSRPCRICGA; translated from the coding sequence ATGGCAGTGTTGAAACATATCGTAAGTAAAAATGCCAATTACGGAGAATCTTTGGATTATCTCCTATTCCAACATGATGAGCGAACAAAGAAACCGATTTTAAATGAACATGGGCAAATGATATTACGAGAGGAATATTATCTGGATGGATTGAACTGCGAACCAATGTTATTTGATAAGGAATGCGAACGTCTTAACGATCAATATCACAAAAACCAAACCTATGATGAAATCAAATCCCATCATTATATCATCAGCTTTGATCCTGCTGATCGTGACGAATGTGGATTAACCGGAGAAAAAGCACAGGAACTGGGACTAGAATATGCCCGTAAAAATTTCCCCGGACATCAGGCTCTTGTCTGTACTCATACGGATGGTCACAATGAAAGCGGCAATATCCATGTGCATATCGTAATCAATAGTCTAAGAAAATACGATATTCCGAAAGAGGGCTATATGGAACGAAACAGTGATTGTCTTGCTGGATACAAACACCATTTAACAAATAACTATCTAAGGCACTTGCAAAAATCTCTCATGGATACCTGCCACCGAGAAAATCTCCCTCAGGTGGATTTACTCTCACCTTCTGAAAATAAAATCAAAAATCGGGAATATTATGCCTCCCGGTACGGACAAGAAAAATTAGATAAATTGAATGAACAAATTCTTGCAGATGGACTAACACCTCGCAAAACCACATTTCAGACACAGAAACAATACCTGCGAGACGCTATTACAGAAATTTCCCATACAGCAAAAGATGTGGAAGATTTTAAAAAACAGCTTTATGAAAAATATCAGATCGTTGTAACGGAACATCGTGGACGTTTCAGCTATCTGCACCCGGAACGAGAAAAGAATATTACCGGACGTGCTTTAGGAACAAAGTATGAGAAAGACTATCTGCAACAGCAATTTGAATCCAACCACAGAACTCCAAATATTCATCCTGATATTTCCTCTGATCCTATGGACATCTTATTCATTAAATCTAATCTGCGACTGGTCATTGACTTACAAAACTGTGTAAAAGCACAACAAAGCCAAGCCTATGCCCGAAAGGTCAAACTCACCAATCTTCAGGAAATGGCAAAGACCATTGCCTATGTGCAGGAACATGAATATGATACCAGAGAAATTCTGGAAGATAAATTTTCTTCTGTAAAAGAACGAACCTCTAATTCTAGAAAACAATTAAATGAATATTCTTGTGCGATGAAATCACACTTCCGGAAATTTGGAAATCAGAGTTCCGGTACTCGGAAATCGCCTATTTTGTGCTTGATGACTTATCCATTTCTGTTTGGATATTGGTCAAGACCTTGCCGCATCTGCGGTGCGTAG
- a CDS encoding DUF6892 domain-containing protein, protein MGLFGLFGRKKEVELDKVKDDNKEKFLREPGDNNTEGILQFENLNFKLAVIQVLMYDLNLLKPCFDIYDFADEHKELEINTDSYTVIEPALNFFRQLSIPREFAHYVEKIDMDGGNEVYMNIIPQWDGEDECFDLNNITSSEIRQFPNLKEATIMSSNFDKVKEIFVAENIDVELL, encoded by the coding sequence ATGGGTTTATTCGGACTGTTTGGAAGAAAAAAAGAAGTTGAACTAGATAAAGTAAAAGATGATAATAAAGAAAAGTTCTTAAGAGAACCTGGTGATAATAATACAGAAGGAATCTTACAGTTTGAAAATTTAAATTTTAAACTTGCAGTAATTCAAGTTTTGATGTATGACTTGAATTTATTAAAGCCTTGTTTTGATATTTATGATTTTGCTGATGAGCATAAAGAACTAGAGATAAATACAGATAGCTATACTGTAATTGAACCGGCGCTTAATTTTTTTAGACAATTGTCTATCCCAAGGGAATTTGCACATTATGTAGAAAAAATCGACATGGATGGTGGCAATGAAGTGTATATGAATATAATTCCACAATGGGATGGAGAAGATGAATGCTTTGATTTAAACAATATAACTTCCTCAGAAATAAGACAATTTCCAAATCTTAAGGAAGCAACAATAATGAGCAGTAATTTTGATAAAGTAAAAGAAATTTTTGTTGCTGAAAATATTGATGTAGAATTGCTTTAA
- a CDS encoding Imm59 family immunity protein, which yields MNIKEAIKIIKDEKLQGYNMNEERYNRENEVVLRCENDKWIVYATDERASKVTNSQDIYFDEEEALDNFIDRLRALNRLRGYKVKTVTSI from the coding sequence ATGAATATAAAAGAAGCAATAAAAATTATAAAGGACGAGAAATTACAAGGTTATAATATGAATGAAGAAAGGTATAATAGAGAAAATGAAGTTGTGTTAAGGTGTGAGAATGATAAGTGGATTGTTTATGCAACAGATGAAAGAGCTAGTAAGGTTACAAATTCACAAGATATTTATTTTGATGAGGAAGAAGCATTAGATAATTTTATTGATAGATTAAGAGCTCTTAATAGATTAAGGGGCTATAAAGTTAAGACTGTTACCAGTATTTAA
- a CDS encoding YrhA family protein, which produces MWEIYLQQIREEKELYDEEINSGASEKEIYELVTTAKEKWNMEIPQQYLDVLSRINGIEFNGFILYGVDQYLLEHEMKQLVYGLLEFNHIWYENEKQREYLFLGESNISWYVYQYKNQCYMELDQPSGREIHRFRNFYEMFDKVLDEAIKG; this is translated from the coding sequence ATGTGGGAAATTTATTTACAGCAGATAAGAGAAGAGAAAGAACTATATGATGAGGAAATAAATTCCGGTGCATCCGAGAAAGAAATTTATGAATTGGTAACAACTGCAAAAGAGAAATGGAACATGGAAATTCCGCAACAATATCTGGATGTTCTTTCAAGGATAAACGGAATAGAATTTAATGGATTTATTTTATATGGTGTAGATCAGTATTTATTAGAGCATGAAATGAAGCAGCTTGTTTATGGACTATTGGAATTCAATCACATATGGTATGAAAATGAAAAGCAGAGAGAATACTTATTTTTAGGCGAAAGTAATATTAGCTGGTATGTCTACCAATATAAAAATCAATGTTATATGGAATTGGATCAGCCGTCTGGAAGAGAAATCCATCGATTCCGTAATTTTTACGAAATGTTTGATAAGGTTTTGGATGAGGCGATTAAGGGATAA
- a CDS encoding DUF5037 domain-containing protein, with translation MRYKKIVLSIIASVLCLGLLNGCGHENEISIKIETYLQEEYGEEFEVLSWNQPKLLPSDNGAIYATCISKNDPKHPFEGSYFNPEEPNSEIEIIYDGYGQRLLAKQMESMIEEAISQAAENYYIQGDIIIPEEWQDIPVEEISQWKNYVDLCNQSNSDYKTLGSAWVYIDASTMKGKTDEEEYQMYEEVYRDKLGGQALLYVYYLDHKSFEKAEKILEIFTSGDEGSNFEDIIEGQPYFGTIMRYGSDKFDDNLEIFKAAKQGKEQEKYQ, from the coding sequence ATGCGATATAAAAAAATTGTATTGAGTATTATAGCAAGTGTGCTTTGTTTAGGGCTATTGAATGGCTGTGGGCATGAAAATGAGATTTCAATAAAAATTGAAACCTATTTACAAGAAGAATATGGTGAAGAATTTGAAGTATTGTCTTGGAATCAACCAAAACTTTTACCATCAGACAATGGTGCAATCTATGCAACTTGTATTTCAAAAAATGACCCAAAGCATCCATTTGAGGGTAGCTATTTTAATCCCGAAGAACCAAACTCAGAAATAGAAATTATTTATGATGGTTATGGGCAACGCCTTTTGGCAAAACAAATGGAGTCTATGATAGAAGAAGCCATTTCGCAGGCAGCTGAGAACTATTATATTCAAGGTGATATTATTATACCTGAAGAATGGCAAGACATCCCAGTGGAGGAAATTTCACAATGGAAAAATTATGTTGATCTATGTAATCAAAGTAATTCAGATTATAAAACTTTAGGTTCAGCTTGGGTCTATATTGATGCTTCTACAATGAAAGGAAAAACTGATGAAGAAGAATATCAAATGTATGAAGAAGTCTATCGTGATAAATTAGGTGGTCAGGCATTGCTTTATGTTTATTATTTAGACCATAAGAGTTTTGAAAAAGCAGAAAAAATATTAGAAATTTTCACATCTGGTGATGAGGGTAGTAATTTTGAAGATATTATCGAAGGTCAGCCATACTTTGGAACAATCATGCGATATGGTTCAGATAAATTTGATGATAACTTAGAGATATTCAAGGCCGCAAAGCAGGGAAAAGAACAAGAAAAATATCAGTAA